From the genome of Bosea sp. Tri-49, one region includes:
- a CDS encoding ABC transporter ATP-binding protein → MLSVRELAAGYGHARVLFGLSFDARAGEVVSLIGRNGMGKTTTIRAIMGLTRPTGGEIAFDGRPLSGLAPNAIARLGIGLVPEGRRVFPSLTVEENLIATARGGSAGHWTLPRVIELFPRLGERRRQSARTLSGGEQQMLAVGRALMTNPRLLILDEATEGLAPLIRAEIWRCLQMLKQAGQTIVVVDKNLAEMAALVDRHHVVEKGRIVWAGTPAALHDDPDLASRYLGL, encoded by the coding sequence ATGCTGAGCGTGCGCGAACTCGCGGCCGGCTATGGCCATGCCCGGGTCCTGTTCGGCTTGTCCTTCGACGCCCGCGCCGGCGAGGTCGTCTCGCTCATCGGCCGCAATGGCATGGGCAAGACCACCACGATCCGCGCCATCATGGGGCTGACGCGGCCCACCGGCGGCGAGATCGCCTTCGACGGCCGGCCGCTGTCCGGGCTGGCGCCGAACGCGATCGCCCGGCTCGGCATCGGGCTGGTGCCGGAAGGGCGACGGGTGTTCCCGTCGCTGACGGTCGAGGAGAACCTCATCGCCACCGCGCGCGGCGGCAGCGCCGGGCACTGGACCTTGCCGCGCGTGATCGAGCTGTTCCCGCGTCTCGGCGAAAGGCGGCGCCAGTCGGCGAGGACCTTGTCGGGCGGCGAGCAGCAGATGCTGGCGGTCGGCCGGGCCCTCATGACCAATCCGCGCCTTCTCATCCTCGACGAGGCGACCGAAGGGCTCGCGCCGCTGATCCGCGCCGAGATCTGGCGCTGCCTGCAGATGCTCAAGCAGGCCGGGCAAACCATCGTCGTCGTCGACAAGAACCTGGCGGAGATGGCGGCCCTGGTCGACCGCCACCACGTCGTCGAGAAGGGGCGGATCGTCTGGGCCGGCACGCCGGCCGCGCTCCACGACGACCCAGATCTCGCCAGCCGCTATCTCGGTCTGTGA
- a CDS encoding ABC transporter ATP-binding protein translates to MVELSSQQQAPILAIDGLRKAFGALVATDDVTLDIRPGELHALIGPNGAGKSTLITQICGELKPDAGRILFDGRDVTRLRPHLRSRLGLGRTFQITQLCPDFTAIENVLLSIETRGGGSFDMLSNPRGNAGAIASARARLAEVGLGELADRRAETLAHGQRRQLEIAVALAREPRLLLLDEPMAGLGPEESGRMTRLLDGLKRRYAILLVEHDMAAVFALADRVSVLVYGRVIFTGTVAEVRSDPQVRAAYLGGEPAC, encoded by the coding sequence ATGGTTGAGCTCTCCTCCCAGCAGCAAGCGCCGATCCTGGCGATCGACGGGCTGCGCAAGGCCTTCGGAGCCCTGGTCGCGACCGATGACGTCACGCTCGACATTCGTCCCGGCGAGCTCCACGCGCTGATCGGTCCGAACGGCGCTGGGAAATCGACGCTGATCACCCAGATCTGCGGGGAGTTGAAGCCGGATGCCGGGCGCATCCTGTTCGACGGGCGCGACGTCACCCGGCTGCGTCCGCATCTGCGCTCCCGGCTCGGGCTCGGGCGGACCTTCCAGATCACCCAGCTCTGCCCGGACTTCACTGCGATCGAGAACGTGCTGCTGTCGATCGAGACCCGGGGCGGCGGCTCGTTCGACATGTTGTCGAACCCGCGCGGCAATGCCGGCGCCATCGCCAGTGCGCGCGCGCGGCTCGCCGAGGTCGGCCTCGGCGAGCTCGCCGACAGGCGGGCGGAGACACTCGCCCATGGCCAGCGCCGGCAGCTCGAGATCGCGGTCGCGCTCGCACGCGAGCCGAGGCTGCTCTTGCTCGACGAGCCGATGGCCGGGCTGGGGCCGGAGGAATCGGGGCGGATGACCCGGCTGCTCGACGGGCTGAAGCGGCGCTACGCCATCCTCCTGGTCGAGCACGACATGGCCGCCGTGTTCGCGCTGGCGGACCGCGTCAGCGTGCTGGTCTATGGCCGCGTCATCTTCACCGGCACGGTGGCGGAGGTGCGCAGCGATCCGCAAGTCCGCGCCGCCTATCTCGGGGGAGAGCCGGCATGCTGA
- a CDS encoding branched-chain amino acid ABC transporter permease, with protein sequence MMTSRLRLAVIAIGLIFLLAAPFLAQLTGSAGLLGLANRIAIYAIAAVSLDLILGYGALVSFGHAMFFGLGGYAVGIIAFHTGAGEPLLGWQGSNAALIVWPLALVACALLAAIVGTLSLKTSGVQFIMITLAFAQMVFFVLVSLQSYGGDDGLLLDRRNTLPFIDLSRPTTFYYVCIALLIGWTAFCARVVNSRFGLVLQALRQSERRSINLGVDPFPFRLTAFVISAIGTGLAGVLWANYARFVSPDMAAWSKSGEFIAIVVLGGLGTLLGPIAGAAVFIALEQILSIWTEHWMIVMGPILTLVALFGRRGIAGRLFGERNG encoded by the coding sequence ATGATGACCTCCCGCCTTCGCCTCGCCGTCATCGCCATCGGGCTTATCTTCCTGCTGGCCGCCCCCTTTCTCGCCCAGCTGACCGGCTCGGCCGGGCTGCTCGGCCTTGCCAACCGTATCGCCATCTACGCCATCGCCGCCGTCAGCCTCGACCTTATCCTGGGCTATGGCGCGCTGGTCAGCTTCGGCCATGCCATGTTCTTCGGGCTCGGCGGCTACGCCGTCGGCATCATCGCCTTCCACACCGGCGCGGGCGAGCCGCTCCTTGGTTGGCAGGGGTCGAATGCGGCGCTGATCGTCTGGCCGCTGGCGCTGGTAGCCTGCGCGCTTCTGGCCGCGATCGTCGGGACGCTCTCGCTGAAGACCAGCGGCGTGCAGTTCATCATGATCACGCTCGCCTTCGCGCAGATGGTCTTCTTCGTGCTGGTCTCGCTGCAGAGCTATGGCGGCGACGACGGCCTGCTGCTCGACCGGCGCAACACGCTGCCTTTCATCGACCTCTCGCGGCCGACGACCTTCTACTATGTCTGCATCGCGCTGCTGATCGGCTGGACGGCCTTCTGCGCCAGGGTCGTGAACTCCCGCTTCGGCCTCGTCCTCCAGGCGCTGCGGCAGAGCGAGCGACGCTCGATCAACCTCGGCGTCGATCCGTTCCCGTTCCGGCTCACCGCCTTCGTCATCTCCGCGATCGGAACCGGCCTCGCCGGCGTGCTCTGGGCCAACTACGCCCGCTTCGTCTCGCCCGACATGGCCGCGTGGAGCAAGTCGGGCGAGTTCATCGCCATCGTCGTGCTCGGCGGGCTCGGCACGCTGCTCGGCCCGATCGCCGGGGCCGCCGTCTTCATTGCGCTCGAGCAGATCCTCTCGATCTGGACCGAGCACTGGATGATCGTGATGGGGCCGATTCTGACGCTGGTCGCTCTGTTCGGTCGCCGCGGCATCGCCGGGCGCCTGTTCGGAGAGCGCAATGGTTGA
- a CDS encoding branched-chain amino acid ABC transporter permease produces MILFIEQALNGLQYGSMLFLLASGLTLIFGIMGVINLTHGAFYMVGAYSAAFAVLSTGSFLVGIAAALIGAGLYAVLVEVAVVQWLYRRDHLYQVLATLGLILFTNEAVSMIFGRRPPLMDIPPFLQGSVPLLPGLDYPLMRVAFIVTGALVAIGLWALVNHTRVGMLIRAGADDREMVDALGVDIRRLYTLVFGLGGALCGLAGVMAAPLLAIEIGMGERVLITTFVVIVVGGVGLVRGALVGALLVGMVDSLGRAYIPQLLQLSLPASTADTLGAGLVSASIYVLMAIVLLVRPNGLLPARG; encoded by the coding sequence ATGATCCTCTTTATCGAGCAGGCTCTCAACGGCCTGCAATATGGATCGATGCTGTTTCTTCTGGCATCGGGATTGACGCTGATCTTCGGCATCATGGGAGTGATCAACCTCACCCATGGCGCCTTCTACATGGTCGGCGCCTATAGCGCGGCGTTCGCGGTGCTCTCGACCGGCTCCTTCCTGGTCGGCATCGCGGCCGCCCTGATCGGTGCCGGGCTCTATGCGGTGCTCGTCGAGGTCGCGGTGGTGCAATGGCTGTATCGCCGCGACCACCTCTACCAGGTGCTGGCGACGCTCGGCCTGATCCTGTTCACCAACGAGGCGGTGAGCATGATCTTTGGGCGCCGCCCGCCGCTGATGGACATTCCGCCCTTCCTGCAGGGCTCGGTGCCGCTGCTTCCGGGCCTCGACTACCCGCTGATGCGCGTCGCCTTCATTGTGACCGGGGCACTGGTCGCGATCGGCCTGTGGGCGCTGGTCAATCACACCCGCGTCGGCATGCTGATCCGTGCCGGTGCCGACGACCGCGAGATGGTCGATGCGCTTGGCGTCGACATCCGCCGGCTCTACACGCTGGTCTTCGGCCTCGGCGGCGCGCTGTGCGGCCTCGCCGGCGTCATGGCGGCGCCGCTGCTGGCCATCGAGATCGGCATGGGCGAGCGGGTGCTCATCACCACCTTCGTGGTCATCGTCGTCGGCGGCGTCGGCTTGGTTCGCGGCGCGCTGGTCGGGGCGCTGCTCGTCGGCATGGTCGACAGCCTGGGGCGGGCCTACATCCCGCAGCTGCTGCAATTGTCGCTGCCGGCCTCGACCGCCGACACGCTCGGCGCCGGGCTGGTCTCGGCCAGCATTTACGTGCTGATGGCGATCGTCCTCCTCGTGCGGCCGAACGGCCTGCTGCCGGCCAGGGGGTGA
- a CDS encoding ABC transporter substrate-binding protein — protein MNRSAFTRRMIVASLASAAAMPITQSAFAQAGASAPVTIGFITTLSTPAGYIGEDIRAGFQLALTDGKLGGVPVNLAIEDDALKPANAKQAADRLIQSGVKLFTGVNFSNVLAAVVPGVLESGGYYVSLNPGPSSFAGERCHRNYFVASYQNDAFHEAAGLAANRLGYKRVALLAPNYQAGRDALEGFKRTFKGEITGEIYTKLDQTDFSVELARVRSLAPEAIYQFHPGGAGINFAKQYANAGLAKSIPMLIPAFSMDAHMVGATGDAADGIYASALWTPEATTPASKAFVEAFRKAYSRTPTMYAQQAYDTANLIGSALKVVNGDIGKQDEFRKALRAAQFTAVRGKFSFGPNQHPVQDYYLTKFEKRPSGEIVQTMVRKIAEDYGDAYAAQCKLN, from the coding sequence ATGAACAGGTCAGCATTCACACGCAGGATGATCGTCGCCAGCCTCGCATCGGCAGCGGCAATGCCGATCACGCAATCAGCGTTCGCCCAGGCCGGTGCGAGCGCCCCGGTCACGATCGGCTTCATCACCACGCTGTCGACGCCGGCCGGCTATATCGGCGAGGACATCCGCGCCGGCTTCCAGCTCGCCTTGACCGATGGCAAGCTGGGCGGCGTTCCCGTCAACCTCGCTATCGAGGACGACGCGCTGAAGCCGGCGAACGCCAAGCAGGCCGCCGACCGGCTGATCCAGTCCGGCGTCAAGCTCTTCACCGGCGTGAACTTCTCGAACGTGCTCGCTGCCGTGGTTCCGGGCGTGCTGGAATCGGGCGGCTATTATGTCAGCCTCAATCCCGGCCCCTCATCCTTTGCCGGCGAACGCTGCCACCGGAACTATTTCGTCGCCTCCTACCAGAACGACGCCTTTCACGAGGCGGCAGGGCTCGCCGCCAACCGGCTCGGCTACAAGCGCGTCGCGCTGCTTGCGCCAAACTATCAGGCCGGCCGCGATGCGCTGGAGGGCTTCAAGCGCACCTTCAAGGGCGAGATCACCGGCGAGATCTACACCAAGCTCGACCAGACCGACTTCTCCGTCGAGCTTGCGCGCGTCCGCTCGCTCGCCCCGGAAGCGATCTACCAGTTCCATCCGGGCGGCGCCGGTATCAACTTTGCCAAGCAATATGCCAATGCCGGCCTGGCGAAGAGCATTCCCATGCTGATCCCGGCCTTCTCGATGGATGCGCATATGGTCGGCGCGACCGGCGATGCTGCAGACGGCATCTACGCTTCCGCTCTCTGGACGCCCGAGGCCACCACCCCTGCCTCCAAGGCGTTCGTGGAAGCCTTCCGCAAGGCCTATTCGCGGACGCCGACCATGTATGCCCAGCAGGCCTACGATACCGCCAACCTGATCGGCAGTGCCCTCAAGGTAGTGAACGGCGACATCGGCAAGCAGGACGAGTTCCGCAAGGCGCTGCGAGCGGCGCAGTTCACCGCCGTGCGCGGGAAATTCTCCTTCGGGCCCAACCAGCACCCGGTCCAGGATTACTACCTGACGAAGTTCGAGAAGCGCCCGTCCGGCGAGATCGTGCAGACGATGGTCCGCAAGATCGCCGAGGATTACGGCGATGCCTATGCAGCCCAGTGCAAGCTCAACTGA